A DNA window from Aquarana catesbeiana isolate 2022-GZ linkage group LG01, ASM4218655v1, whole genome shotgun sequence contains the following coding sequences:
- the FGG gene encoding fibrinogen gamma chain isoform X2 → MSRIYQQGALFIQIVLLFSSTYCQYNLKPNRDNCCILDERFGEYCPTTCGVSDYLSRYQSDVDTELQYLEGLLGRITNDTSETTVIVEDIRLIGTKPATSPQVIENPTQKSRNMLDDISRYEQTVVQNEQSIQYLQDLLTSNTEKIALLKQRIGNLEVQCQQPCKESVQIQEITGKDCQDVANKGARVSGLYYIKPVKAKQQFLVYCEIDSSGLGWTVIQRRLDGSVDFNKNWNQYKEGFGYLSPTDTTEFWLGNEKTHLLSTQSTIPYVLRIEVEDWTGQTSTADYATFRLGAEKDNYRLTYAYFIGGEAGDAFDGFDFGDDPSDKFFTSHNGMQFSTYDKDNDKFEGNCAEQDGSGWWMNRCHAGHLNGKYYQGGTYSEADSQPAGYDNGIIWVTWRTRWYSMKKTSMKIIPFNRYGTDGGQQFVSKGSKAGDI, encoded by the exons ATGTCACGAATATACCAGCAGGGGGCTCTCTTCATCCAGATTGTACTGCTCTTCTCCAGCACTTATTGC caaTACAATTTAAAGCCAAACAGGGACAACTGTTGCATTTTAGATGAACGATTC GGGGAATACTGTCCAACTACATGTGGAGTCTCAGACTACTTAAGCAGATATCAGTCAGACGTTGACACAGAACTGCAATACCTCGAAGGACTGTTAGGCAGAATCACTAATGACACCTCAGAAACCACAGTAATTGTAGAGGACATACGGCTAATTGGGACCAAGCCCGCAACATCTCCACAAG ttattgaaaACCCAACTCAGAAATCCAGAAATATGTTGGATGATATTTCAAGATATGAACAGACAGTTGTGCAGAATGAACAGAGCATACA ATACCTGCAAGATTTACTAACTTCCAACACAGAAAAAATTGCCCTGTTAAAACAGAGGATTGGAAACTTGGAAGTACAATGCCAGCAGCCATGCAAAGAGAGCGTTCAAATCCAGGAAATAACAGGAAAAG ATTGCCAAGATGTTGCAAACAAAGGAGCACGTGTCAGTGGTCTCTACTACATTAAGCCTGTTAAAGCCAAACAACAATTCCTGGTTTATTGTGAAATTGATTCATCTGGCTTAGGATGGACTGTTATCCAAAGG aGGCTTGATGGTAGTGTGGACTTCAACAAGAACTGGAACCAGTACAAAGAAGGATTTGGATACTTATCTCCAACAGACACAACAGAGTTTTGGTTGGGAAATGAGAAGACACACCTTCTAAGTACACAGAGTACAATTCCATATGTTCTCCGGATAGAGGTGGAAGACTGGACTGGTCAGACAAG CACAGCCGATTATGCCACGTTCAGACTGGGTGCTGAGAAGGACAATTACAGGCTAACCTATGCTTACTTCATTGGTGGTGAAGCTGGAgatgcctttgatggatttgattttggagatgacCCCAGTGACAAGTTCTTTACTTCTCACAATGGCATGCAGTTCAGTACATATGACAAAGATAATGATAAATTTGAAGGAAACTGTGCTGAACAAGATGGCTCTGGCTGGTGGATGAACAGATGCCATGCTGGACACCTCAATGGCAAATATTATCAAG GTGGTACTTACAGTGAAGCTGACTCTCAACCTGCTGGCTATGACAATGGTATCATTTGGGTAACATGGCGGACCCGCTGGTATTCAATGAAGAAAACCTCAATGAAAATCATTCCCTTTAACCGATATGGAACAGATGGTGGACAGCAGTTTGTATCTAAAGGATCTAAG GCTGGAGACATATAA
- the FGG gene encoding fibrinogen gamma chain isoform X1, whose amino-acid sequence MSRIYQQGALFIQIVLLFSSTYCQYNLKPNRDNCCILDERFGEYCPTTCGVSDYLSRYQSDVDTELQYLEGLLGRITNDTSETTVIVEDIRLIGTKPATSPQVIENPTQKSRNMLDDISRYEQTVVQNEQSIQYLQDLLTSNTEKIALLKQRIGNLEVQCQQPCKESVQIQEITGKDCQDVANKGARVSGLYYIKPVKAKQQFLVYCEIDSSGLGWTVIQRRLDGSVDFNKNWNQYKEGFGYLSPTDTTEFWLGNEKTHLLSTQSTIPYVLRIEVEDWTGQTSTADYATFRLGAEKDNYRLTYAYFIGGEAGDAFDGFDFGDDPSDKFFTSHNGMQFSTYDKDNDKFEGNCAEQDGSGWWMNRCHAGHLNGKYYQGGTYSEADSQPAGYDNGIIWVTWRTRWYSMKKTSMKIIPFNRYGTDGGQQFVSKGSKVGSEGRGDI is encoded by the exons ATGTCACGAATATACCAGCAGGGGGCTCTCTTCATCCAGATTGTACTGCTCTTCTCCAGCACTTATTGC caaTACAATTTAAAGCCAAACAGGGACAACTGTTGCATTTTAGATGAACGATTC GGGGAATACTGTCCAACTACATGTGGAGTCTCAGACTACTTAAGCAGATATCAGTCAGACGTTGACACAGAACTGCAATACCTCGAAGGACTGTTAGGCAGAATCACTAATGACACCTCAGAAACCACAGTAATTGTAGAGGACATACGGCTAATTGGGACCAAGCCCGCAACATCTCCACAAG ttattgaaaACCCAACTCAGAAATCCAGAAATATGTTGGATGATATTTCAAGATATGAACAGACAGTTGTGCAGAATGAACAGAGCATACA ATACCTGCAAGATTTACTAACTTCCAACACAGAAAAAATTGCCCTGTTAAAACAGAGGATTGGAAACTTGGAAGTACAATGCCAGCAGCCATGCAAAGAGAGCGTTCAAATCCAGGAAATAACAGGAAAAG ATTGCCAAGATGTTGCAAACAAAGGAGCACGTGTCAGTGGTCTCTACTACATTAAGCCTGTTAAAGCCAAACAACAATTCCTGGTTTATTGTGAAATTGATTCATCTGGCTTAGGATGGACTGTTATCCAAAGG aGGCTTGATGGTAGTGTGGACTTCAACAAGAACTGGAACCAGTACAAAGAAGGATTTGGATACTTATCTCCAACAGACACAACAGAGTTTTGGTTGGGAAATGAGAAGACACACCTTCTAAGTACACAGAGTACAATTCCATATGTTCTCCGGATAGAGGTGGAAGACTGGACTGGTCAGACAAG CACAGCCGATTATGCCACGTTCAGACTGGGTGCTGAGAAGGACAATTACAGGCTAACCTATGCTTACTTCATTGGTGGTGAAGCTGGAgatgcctttgatggatttgattttggagatgacCCCAGTGACAAGTTCTTTACTTCTCACAATGGCATGCAGTTCAGTACATATGACAAAGATAATGATAAATTTGAAGGAAACTGTGCTGAACAAGATGGCTCTGGCTGGTGGATGAACAGATGCCATGCTGGACACCTCAATGGCAAATATTATCAAG GTGGTACTTACAGTGAAGCTGACTCTCAACCTGCTGGCTATGACAATGGTATCATTTGGGTAACATGGCGGACCCGCTGGTATTCAATGAAGAAAACCTCAATGAAAATCATTCCCTTTAACCGATATGGAACAGATGGTGGACAGCAGTTTGTATCTAAAGGATCTAAGGTCGGGTCTGAAGGCCGAGGAGATATATaa